One window of Nymphaea colorata isolate Beijing-Zhang1983 chromosome 11, ASM883128v2, whole genome shotgun sequence genomic DNA carries:
- the LOC116264182 gene encoding nuclear transcription factor Y subunit C-2-like — protein sequence MDQSGQQQQQPVMGVVSGAPQMAYAASPYQPAPIVAPGGGSIVGAVPAPTQPAAPFAASPAQLAAQHQLYQHLHHQQQQQQQQQLQAFWANQVRDIEQTTDFKNHSLPLARIKKIMKADEDVRMISAEAPVIFAKACEMFILELTLRSWIHTEENKRRTLQKNDIAAAITRTDIFDFLVDIVPRDELKEEGLGIPRAALPAVGMQPDAIPYYYMPPQAMPQVGAPGMMVGKPVDQSALYQQARPVAYMPWQQQQQQPAQAQQQQSQQQQQQQAADNA from the coding sequence ATGGACCAGTCAGgacagcagcaacagcagcctGTTATGGGTGTTGTGAGTGGAGCTCCTCAAATGGCATATGCAGCTTCTCCTTATCAACCTGCTCCAATCGTGGCGCCTGGTGGTGGTTCCATTGTTGGAGCTGTGCCAGCACCTACACAACCGGCAGCACCGTTTGCTGCTTCCCCTGCTCAGCTTGCTGCCCAACATCAACTTTACcagcatcttcatcatcaacagcagcagcagcagcagcagcaactcCAAGCATTTTGGGCGAATCAGGTCCGGGATATTGAACAGACAACCGATTTTAAGAATCACAGCCTGCCACTGGCGAGGATCAAGAAGATAATGAAGGCTGACGAGGATGTTAGGATGATTTCAGCTGAGGCACCTGTAATATTTGCCAAGGCTTGTGAAATGTTCATTTTGGAATTGACATTGCGATCATGGATTCACACCGAGGAGAACAAACGGAGAACCCTGCAGAAAAACGACATAGCTGCAGCCATAACTAGGACAGATATCTTTGACTTCCTTGTTGACATTGTACCGAGGGATGAATTGAAAGAAGAAGGGCTTGGCATCCCGAGGGCTGCTTTACCTGCAGTAGGAATGCAGCCAGATGCCATTCCATATTACTATATGCCTCCGCAGGCAATGCCTCAGGTAGGGGCTCCTGGAATGATGGTTGGTAAGCCAGTCGATCAGTCAGCACTCTATCAACAGGCGCGTCCTGTTGCTTACATGCCttggcagcagcagcagcagcaaccaGCCCAAGCACAACAGCAACAGTctcagcagcagcaacaacagcagGCAGCAGACAATGCCTGA